A stretch of the Arvicola amphibius chromosome 8, mArvAmp1.2, whole genome shotgun sequence genome encodes the following:
- the Mrps12 gene encoding 28S ribosomal protein S12, mitochondrial produces the protein MSLTGLLRGLTTPLSRGLALGPQLWATRSMATLNQMHRLGRPKEPPKRLGPTEGRPQLKGVVLRTFIRKPKKPNSANRKCCRVRLSTGREAVCFIPGEGHTLQEHHVVLVEGGRTQDLPGVKLKVVRGKYDCGHVQKK, from the exons ATGTCCTTGACCGGCCTTCTCCGCGGCCTCACCACGCCCCTCAGTCGTG GCCTGGCCCTAGGTCCCCAGCTCTGGGCCACACGTTCCATGGCCACCCTGAACCAGATGCACCGCTTAGGCCGCCCGAAGGAACCCCCTAAACGTCTGGGTCCCACAGAGGGCCGGCCCCAGCTGAAGGGTGTGGTGTTACGCACATTCATCAGAAAGCCGAAGAAGCCCAACTCCGCCAACCGCAAGTGCTGCCGAGTGCGCCTCAGCACAGGCAGAGAGGCTGTCTGCTTCATCCCCGGGGAGGGCCACACCCTGCAGGAGCACCATGTGGTCCTCGTGGAGGGCGGTCGGACCCAAGACCTGCCTGGGGTTAAACTCAAAGTTGTGAGGGGCAAGTATGACTGTGGCCACGTGCAAAAGAAGTGA